ATTTGGTCCAACCCCGAATGGACTCCCATCCGTAACCTCAGTGGCCACGACGGAAGGATAATGGGAGCCGACATTTCCCACAACGGCAAGTACCTGGCCACATCGTCTTTCGACCGGACGTTCAAGCTCTGGATGCCAGAGTGATTCTTTGTAAATAAAGTCACCATTGTTCATACATACTCGGTTGCCTTTTAGATTTGTTGGGTTTGATAACGACGCGGCGACTTTAAAAATCCAACCTAAGCTCCAAGCTGTCATCTTGattatccatccatccatatGATTATGTAGCACCAAATTGAAACGACGCGTACGTGATGAAATGTGCACTGAAATATGTAACACATTCTGAAATTTATCACCTAAACATAAAGTGAGCTACAACTGTGTTGAatgaaagagggagagaaggCATTGTGCTGGACTTCTTCAGTATTGGAGGCATTGGGTGAACACAGCATCCTCCATCGTGCCTGCAACTTTTGTCATGTTAAAGCTTAAGAATGGCATTGTCTGTACCTCTGTTTCTTCCTTTACTAAAAGAGTTACTAAGCTTTTCAGTGAGTTCCCACTCTCTTTTCATTCAGTGAttttaggcacttgaggctctgTGTCTTCAGTTTTCCAGCCCCAGTACATCAATTTCCGTCGAGCTCCCTAACCCGCAGAAGACAACATAGTGTTTGAAACACTGTATATATAATTTATTTAGTGCATTCCTATACGTTTCACAAAACTTGTGTTTGTAGTGAAATGTTAGTAGGACATCTTACAAATTTCTCCTTCAGCACCTGAGGTGCCACTCTTAGGCTGGCAGCGAGATAAGATAGCGTATAATGACCAGATAAAATAGCATatacgcaggcaagctggtggactgATCTGTGATGATAAAAGCCCGAGCTTGGACGCAACACTCAACAACCAAGATGTAGCGCACACGagcttgcacgtactggcatagCCGGAGGGTTCAAACACGGGCGTACTGAGAGGTGGGCAAGGGGGGGGCCGTGGCCCCTCCTTAAACTGCAGGGTCGCTTGTCAAAATAGCTGCACGCTTTAGTCATATGTCGTAATGACTATTCTCAAATGTTGTAATAGGAACCTCCTGGACACCCACACAGAGCGCAATGTACTCCTCCAGAAAAATAATTTggtaggggggtggggggtttgCACGCGTGCCCCCCgcccttggaaaaaatcctgggaatgccCGTGGGTTCAAACCCTTCCGATATCGTacttttggtagtgcatttgggagtgGAAAACGTGGGAagtcctcctcccccatgtaaagtcccatGTAAGAACCTCTCCCTAAATATCAATATTAATATAAATATGCAAGCTGTGTGGCAATGAAAGAAAATGTGAAAGTTTTGCAAAACTATAACAGGAACAAGCGCAACTATAGACTTGTGGAAAGTGGTCACAGCAGCAGCatccagaaaaatatttcgttgGGGTTCCACGGAAACTACATGGGGAGAGTGACTTCCTTCTCCCAAATACACTACCGGAATAATTATTCCGAaaccgcggggggggggggggattagcTACCAAATCCCCTGCTTCCATAGAGCCTGAGCTAGAGTTACTAGATATTTCAAGGAGCTTCCGAACATTACATATGGTTTATTCGGTTTATCCAGACCTACGGAAGGCCGTTGCAAGGAAAAGAGTGAAGGTGGGGGCATTCGTTATAGCAGCTTTATGTATCAGTGCACAGGAAAAAATGAGCGGGGGATGTGCGGGTAAATTATCACTGCTGAATGTTTGTATTGCGACCCTTTTGAATGTTTCGAACATGGTTtccaacgtcgtctgctccgagGCCGCGCAGGCGGGGGAAATGCAGTGGCGCCGCTATCGACTAAACCGAATCTAGACCGCGAGCAGGCTTGTGATGTGATCGCCACCGTCCACCGTGTCACCAGTCCGTGTTCCGTGCGTATATTTTGTGTGGTTTGTGGCTTCTGTGCGCGCGGTACAACGTTACAACCGACGTTCCCAGCTTCGATACTAAATCAACTAAATTTCCCAAAGAGCTCTCATGAAGGAACCATGAAGCGGTAAAAGATTGTGCGAAGGTGTTCTGTAGAAGGCAACAGAATGCAAATTACTGTCTGGGGAGCGTTCGGAAATTCCAGAAATGATGACACTTGAGAAATGGGGAATATCGTCGTCTGCGGGGGTGATTCTCTCAAAGAAATTGCTTTGACCCACGTCAGCTCGCTCCGATTTTCGAAGCGCAAATTTACAACAACAATTGATCACCTGCCTGATTATGTGCTGCTCGACATTTTCAACTACCTCGACTTTTTGGAATTATGCGTTATTGGCTTGTAAGTATGAAGAAATATTCCCATTTATGTCTTAGGCACACGTGGTCAGATGTGTGATCACCAATTCGATCAGCAAGCTTTGCAAGTTTTTCGCGCAGTTATCGTTCTAAATTTTAAGTCTATACTTCTGCATATGAACACAGTATGTACAAGCATTGTTTGTACACAGGTCTCGCGTTGTATACTTCAGCAGATGTCTCAGCGGCATCACGTAACTTGTTACGAAAGCTGCTTTAGTGCCCAAGAAGGTATGGAACGAAACTTAAGCGTCAGATAAATAAAAAGATATGCTCGAGAGGTTTGGGCACACGCTGCAAGAAAGTCACATGGAGCTCTGCACAGGTATAACTACTATTAACTAACAAACTGCTACCTTCAAGTGCAAGCTGAGCTCTGTAGAACAGATTCGTGCACAGCTGTCACACAAAAGCTTACTGTTTACTTATACAAACACCAGAACGTGAAATGTGAGTATGAAGAGAAATTTCAAAGGAGAACATTGTGGTACATAAACTGTGCGTTCCTCTCTCTGTGTGCAGTGATGTATCTAGAAAGAACGGTGTTCATGTCACGCTATGAAATTGTGCCGCCGTCAAAGCGTCATCTCTAGGATACACTCATTTCCAGGACAACGTTGTCATGTtatcaaataaaaaaatacaagtCAAGCTAGTTAATCTTCTAATTAACCATTTGAATTGCTTAAAACATAACTTTATGACATAGTTAAAATAACACAATAAAGTACACACAAGTAGCACCTTTAATTCTCTTAATACTCAATAGGTCCAGTTTGAGATTTCAGGAACTTAACCTGCCTTGCTTTCACTTGAAGGGCACTTGAAGTACCCTTATCACTAGTAGGTACACTTCATCGTTCTTgtataactagggttccgcgttttcggttttaatcgaaaaacccaggaaatgatacaccgggtaaattttccctcggGTAAAAACCTACCGCCGAATCCACCCAAAAATGAAAACCGAAAATGCGGAACCCTATTATAGCTATGGAGTGATAAAAATAGTGCTAAAAATAGTGATAAAACCAATTgcttttgggttaaacccggtCCCGCCCAGTTCCCGCCCCCCAAATTGACCTCCAACCAATACCACCCAGTAACACAcgaaggcacaattattgcCCTAtgccccgaattacagatttaaaaacagcgcccgatttttaccctgaatctgagaaaggcatttgacccgaaaaagtcactccctatgtatAACCCACGTTGCTTCCTTTCTAGTAATTGTGTTCTCTTCGCCCACCGTAGATATCACTTGCTGGCTGTTGCCGTGTTGCTAACTTAGCTGCACCAAACatgttccctttcttttctcaattttttttttttttttctcttctcgaTATCTAGGGTGTGTCGCAAGTGGTACGCGCTCTCACGTGACCGCACCCTTCACCGTCGGGTGGACCTATCTCACGTGGAGCTGACACCAAAGCAGCTGAAACTCCTGCTGCGTATGCGAGCCATGCCTCCTGCAGTGGAAGAGCTAAGGGTCTTCGGGGACCACCATTGCCTGTGGGCCTGCAGTGTTTCACCTGGCGCCCTATTGCGCATTCAGCGCCGATGTCCCAACCTTCGTGGCCTCCACATCCACAACTTCAGTTTCCGTTCGTCATCTCGGGACAAgtgtgtttcttttgttttttgctttcttGAATGTTGCGCTAAACCATATAACAAGGACATCGGTTCTGGACTGGTTAGGTTAGGGAAAGATGCAGTACAGTAGAACCCCTTTGTAGTAAACTCTCTGGGACCATGATGAAATTTTACTAGATCAGGAGTTTTATTATATCAGGTGTGCCATTGAGTGTATGGGATTCTATCGGGACTGCAGTTCTCGTTTACTATAAGCAGAGTTTTGCTACAAGAGGAGTTactataaagaggttctactgtatcgGTCATGGCCATCACATTCGCCATCTacctaccgtattttccggtgtataacgcgcactcgtgtGTAATGCGCGCCCCTAAAAAcgagccgaatttgaaaaaaagttTGATGTATAATGCGCACCGGTGCATAATGCACACTGCAATGGTGCTACAAACTTTTGTACTGCCATCGGTGTACACAATGAACAAAGGCAgtgtatcatatatgcatatgctttagttgaaacacatttagtcaaCGCTGTTAAGCTCCAATGCAACAGAGTCGGTGTCATAGCATACTTCAGTCTCCCCTCCGCTTTcagtttcgcgtcccttctcaatcacgcgaGCCTCCTGAAACGCCTTTGAGaacgtgttgtgtgtgtgttcctttGTGCTCCTTGTCTCCGGTTTTTCGTCGTTTTACAATCTACCGGCTCGCCTGCACCCTAGCACTTTTACcgttctgaaatgaattcaggatTATTGACAGCTCAACAGCATCCTTAAGCAGTATCATGTCCAGTGCGCCGGTTTTGTGAACTGACCCGCAGGAGGTttgggagaaagccacagcacaccctggaagaggctagaatttgtaatgtcaccgacctgaaaaggaGCCCTGCGGGAAAATATTTCCGCGCGTAACGCGCACCGTGAGacaacgcgcaggacctcttcagagcacttttttactgtataattaatattaattaattaattaatttaatacTGTATTTACTGCTGGCGAGTGAGTCCACCATCTTGGGTCCAGCGCGGCTGCGTCGTCTAGCAACGGGACTCCAGCTACGGGGCTAGCTCTCACAAAGAACTTCCTATGAGATGTCAGACACCCTCTGAGAAGTCTATCCAGCTGACACTCGTTGACGGACGTTACGAGACACATCCGAAAAATCGCACGTTTCACGCGTATCAGCATGACAGTCTCTCGTTAAAAATTTTTTCCCACGACACGGAATTCCGTATATCCTGCTGGACGTCTGCGTGTGAAGTGGGAGCAAAGATAACACTacctagatagagaaaaccTGCTCagtgcctcctctccctccttcaatTAAGAGTGAGAATTCGTccgctactgcgattcgccgttctgcgaattcgagaagccgcaaatgattgcagctcatctggaacctgcagacctaaatatttagactaAAAGCGTAAGATGCTTTGCAGAAGATCAGTTTTGAGAGAGATtaagaccgttttgcgctttatttccaagtctttcccatttagtacgtggGGACGTTCTATCACagcttgcagacgacggtggttctccatggccacgactgctgaaagcatgtttgtgattggctacggccgttgagaacacgatcctgattggctgactcttaattgttacgtcacgtcgacgagcgtgcaggctttctgtatTTAGGTGGTGGTTGCAAAGTGCTCCGTACCCTGAAGCCGGGAAGGAGTGCAGGTGTTGGGCCCCAGCCCACTGCAGCAAATTGAAAACTCTCTTCCTACGCACTGTAGAGcaaaaatatttcacaagaTCGCTCCAATGTGCTGTTTTGCAGACGACGGGTATTGCAGCACTGCAGAGTGCCACTCCCTTAAACTCCTTGTCCCGCTTGTATCGCAGGTGCGTTCGTCTGGCTGACTTCCCAGACACCCTGGAGCACCTATCACTTCGAGGGTCCATAGTGGGACGTGGGGCCTTCTTCAAGGCAGGGAGCCGCCGCGGTGGTCAGAAGGGCACGGGTGTGGGCCCCGCGCGTCTTCGAGTGCTGGACTTGGGCCGGTGCTTCTTCGTGGCCGACACCGAGCTGAAACCTTGGCCGTGGCTGCCGTCCCTGGCCGAACTCTATCTGGAAGGATGTCCGTTTCTCGACTCCGCAGGCTACTTCCAGGTGCGAGTCCGACGCAGAAACGACGGGATGTCCAGGGTTCACgaaagataaacttcggggtttgtaacgaagataaaacaaataagaacagtgtcagAAAGCTAAAGTAGACGTTAGAGGACGTATCATGCTCCCAAATTTTATGCACATAATGCCGCCTAGTCTGttactctgcggataaatcgcgaaaattaaaaaaccgccgctgcctaatcggctatacctgtgttccaGCTACTTTCCTCAGATAGCGACACGGTCGAAAGCGGCGTCGCAGAGAACtagtctgcattcagttccacatgttcgatgtcgtctgcaacactGCGCTCGACtgcttcgccatctgacggaaaggagctgaaccACAAACTGTGGTTCAGCTCCTCTCCGTCAGATGGCAATTTTTTTCGTAACAAATTT
This region of Ornithodoros turicata isolate Travis unplaced genomic scaffold, ASM3712646v1 ctg00000829.1, whole genome shotgun sequence genomic DNA includes:
- the LOC135375131 gene encoding F-box/LRR-repeat protein 12-like isoform X1, with protein sequence MGNIVVCGGDSLKEIALTHVSSLRFSKRKFTTTIDHLPDYVLLDIFNYLDFLELCVIGLVCRKWYALSRDRTLHRRVDLSHVELTPKQLKLLLRMRAMPPAVEELRVFGDHHCLWACSVSPGALLRIQRRCPNLRGLHIHNFSFRSSSRDKCVRLADFPDTLEHLSLRGSIVGRGAFFKAGSRRGGQKGTGVGPARLRVLDLGRCFFVADTELKPWPWLPSLAELYLEGCPFLDSAGYFQDMVRKLSHLLLLDVEGSCLFEGALELLAVHCPLLEQLFLGCTATRDVSLTALGAAGGLPSLRCLCLVQTQVTDIGLLTLSRAAPNLRLVMLDSEQGVSDQGVAQLHERLPGVSVQLGECVGLVSAVFRHEGCGHYELQYGHESQKNAT